The Desulfobaculum bizertense DSM 18034 genome includes a region encoding these proteins:
- a CDS encoding DMT family transporter: MKTLMYLVLALGVGGAMSIQLGVNMRLGGWTHDPIITAFISFVVGSLTLLAMIFLLRLPCPNFGEISQVPWWQWLGGMLGAYVVASSILVGPHLGTTTTFAFIVAGQLAASLVLDHYGMFGVPKHPIGLLRVLGICMVCAGAVLIRRF, encoded by the coding sequence ATGAAGACGCTGATGTACTTGGTGCTGGCGCTGGGAGTTGGTGGTGCAATGTCCATACAGCTTGGGGTGAATATGCGCCTTGGGGGGTGGACCCATGACCCGATTATTACGGCGTTTATTTCGTTTGTTGTTGGCTCACTGACGCTTTTGGCGATGATATTCCTGCTTCGTCTTCCGTGCCCGAATTTTGGAGAAATTTCTCAGGTTCCGTGGTGGCAGTGGTTGGGTGGAATGCTTGGCGCCTACGTTGTGGCGAGTTCTATCCTTGTTGGCCCTCACCTTGGAACGACGACAACTTTTGCCTTTATTGTTGCTGGTCAGCTGGCGGCATCGCTTGTTTTGGATCACTATGGTATGTTTGGTGTACCCAAACATCCAATTGGGCTGCTCCGAGTGCTGGGTATCTGTATGGTGTGCGCTGGAGCTGTGCTTATTCGTCGTTTTTGA